The DNA region attttttgtaaatattatacataataaactgtaaacattttatcttaagttataacaatttgaagtttaaatattttcttaatttgttgATGCTATATTTTTGATGATACTTCATCCATTCTGGTAATTGGATAAGTTTATAGAGAgactattgtttatataattttttacaatttgtaacGATCATTTCGATTCTGAATatagttgttgttgttgaaatattaCATCAATTCATCAtttgttctttaaaatatatacattaaaggcagtttgtgattttatttcaatttttggaaTGTAACAGCTTAAATAAGGCTAGATGTACACTCATgtacatcaaaataatattcataataaatatgatatagttctacataaaaaattaagttagatatGTTCTTCCCACTCAAATTTTAACTACCTATTTTAAAAGCACCAtctaaatgataattaacggtaaacaaaattgataatagAAGCCACAACAGATCCATTAGCCAATCATATATATCGTGCCAAGATCCGTGGTTTTTTGTCCGATAATTGTTATGTtaagtattcaaattaaaatttaaattaaatccttttacgaaatataaaatgttgattttaatttttatcccaTTTCTCTGACCACCACTGTACTGTGAGCTGAaacaaaagtataatattatccaaaaataaataacacagttggttattattaacacaataataataattttcttagtaAAAACTTCTGAAATTCATTAATtgcgttaaatttaaatttagaattgtaATAAGAATTCGGCAGAAAAGCAAATACTCTTCGAAGCGAAAACAATGCAATTTCCTTCTGCTATTATTGTTGTGTCGCAGTGTGACCAATCAGCAAACCGATTTTCTGTGAACTGGCTATTTTCGTTAGGCACGTTCGACATCTTTGGACTCGGCATGGTTCCGATTCAGAAACCGAACAGTGCCAAGTCCAAAGGTGTCGAACGTGTCTAACGAAAATAACCAGGTCACAGAAAGTCGGTTTGCCGAATGGACATACAGTTGTGTCGTCGTCGTCGTGGCGCCGCAGTCGATCGAACTTGACATTTGTTATTCTACACTCgtaataaacaaacattttcgtGGTGGTGGTTGCTTGATGTcatctgtttaaaaaaatctgacGTAAGATTGTGTAGTTCGTGTCTCCCAGCTTTCATATTCCGATTGTTTAAGATGAATAAAACCAAGAAAACGTCTTCGTATAACTACGAAATTCCCCCGTTGAGACCGTTGGACGATTTTCTTCTGGATTCGGCAAGATTTCAAGTACCGAACGTGAATGATTTGGAAAAATGGGGCAACCGTGtgtcaaataatttgttgtattatcaaacaaattattttttgttggcccttgtcatattcataattgttGGGTAAGGaaaatattcgtttatttaatgcatatgattattttattattttagtgttATTCACCCAGTCAAAATGACATGTGGATTTTTGGCAATGGCCATCATTCTCatgatgtttatttatgtgacAAACGAAAAACGTGCCGCACTTGAATTTAAACAGAAGCACCCAATTGTGTCATTGATACTGGTACTTGCTGGAGGTTATTTTGTTTCTTACATGTTGAAATCGCTGTTGGTGTTCCTGCTTGGCATATTTTTACCATTCACTGGtatgttttttatgatttacttTTCACATCAAgtctaattcattttattattttagtgacATTCCTCCACTCATCCTTACGACTAagaaatctgaaaaataaaatcaccaaCAAGGTGGAGAGTGTTGGTTTAATGAGAACTCCAATGGGTATTTTTCTTGCACAGATGGGGTTTCAGacagaattattttgaatcagagtcagtttacaaaattattgtattcattaaaaacctaATAAGCAGATTAAAAGAAACATTCTTTTAAGTTGCAGTGCAAGGACACTTACAATTAGATCAGTTCACACAACACCAAagagattaattaacacatttactAGTCTCCAATTATCTATCTTGTCTttataatactaaaacttAAGTAATGTATATAGGAATATAAATGCTCATACAAAAGTATTAAGTCTTATTGGATTGGAATTGGCAGCTGGCTGgcaagttataaataaacatgagATGGTACTAcccaaattttttttattcaatttattatatatagctTCATATATgaacattctttttaatatatttaaatagacattttattttatgtcaaaataagtcaattttttaactaatatttaaggCACATAAATGGAAagtgcattttaatttaagaatgtaTTGTATATATGTTAAGTTGCTTATTgtgatatattcaaaaataaaatattttgtattatgtaaatggtgcatttttattgacaaattCCATATTTGTGTtacttctaataaaaaaattgtggataaaataaactttgaatAGTATTAGCACTTGAACACATTGAAAGATGAGTCCCAATCACATAACTAACAGAAGATATTTACCACAAAGCAGAATATACaagatgtttttaaaaaattgagtagaatttgatatatattatcCAGTAGCGGCCGTTAATATGGTCTTAAAAACCTTTCCACAATTGAATCCACCACACACGAGGAAAAACAActgtgttaatcaaaattaatcaagagtacctttttcttataaattgttcaaataatatgagaagcttaatagttttaaaagatattcagtggcgtagaaacTAGAGTAAGAATAATGtaagtttattacattgaattataggcatatattttaggataatactcaccaaatttaaacataattggaCAAACAGTTAcggaaatataagaaaaaaacaatttttgaaatttaaatttgagaggctgtattttcttcaagagcaactttagaaaaaaaaattatgtagtttcttcattattggacgTGTTATACCTCTTTTCAAAGTTTGACTATATTTTAGAACTATATGTATATTCGTATGCAACAACGTTACacgataaatttgtttatgttctGCAGATAACCTAACTTTTTGCTGTCGAACGTtaacatttgaatattaactGATTTTAACTAGATTGAaggtaacatttattatttataatacttgattcagaatatatatttaaaatattattttagatgtCGACCACACAAAAATCTGCTTTAAAAGAAGCtctaactgaaattttaagcTGTGCCTTGGAACCGAATTCAGAAATTCAAAGACTGGCAGAGGAGCGTAAAAAAGCATTGGAAATGACGGAAGGTATTAGTATAAAAGTGTTCTCAATTGACATTATCATAATATACTTATAGAATacccatttttattaattgaaatcatGGACAGTGATGAAGAAGCGGAAGACGAGAAAGTGATGGCggcaatttttcttaaaaactacCTGTCAGATTGGACCAAAGAGGAAAACCCACAGCACATGATGCTCAACTATGATAGTTGTGTAGAATTAAGTCTGAGTATTCttgatgtaattattaaacatagtAAACTTAGACCAATGACATGTGGAGCACTAACATATTTAGTGTACATCGGAATGTGGCAATCAATTGATAACAAAGTGATGTCAATGTTGCAAAGTGAAAGTGAAAATTCGTTGTGTGCCGCtgtcttttttttaaattatctgtttGATGAGATCAGCTGTGATGATATAGAAATATCCCCAGAGTACTTTGAAgctttgttgaatattttccaAAGGTGTGACAACGCAACCTTGAGGGCTGACATAGTTAATTGCACATTATGCATTTTATCTCACAGTTTCCAGGACCTTGCCAGCACTTTAGATGGGGCATGCAGACTTGGAAAACTATTTGATATGACTTTGAGGGAACCATACAGTGAATCAAACAATTTCTTTgttaaaagtgaaattataaGGGGACTACTTATGAAACTTCCCTTACAAGATACATCATGTAGTGTGTATGATGGTGAAATATGTCGCAACATTGTTGTCCCCTGCTTACCTGCAATAGGTCAGTTAGTGATACACTGCTGCCATGAATATAAGCAAATACTAATGGAAACTCGCCAAATACCCACTGATAAAGAGGAAGACCTGAGGGAAccaaaaaacttttatgacTTAATCATCCACATTCAAGAACTTGTTAACAGGTTGATAGACAATAGAGCTTATTTTCCTTTGCTGATGGACGGTTTGGacgatttattatattgtttgtttatatttatgtcgGCACCGAACACGTGTTTAGTTTTCGCCACCGACATCGAAGACCAGCCTGCCAATTTTGATATAAGAGAAGGTGCACTTCAATCTTTAACAGTAAGTTTAATCTCAcgcctttaattaatttttcgacCACGTAAATGTGTAAACGTGTATTTCAGACCATAATGTGTCATTTGCATGAAAATCCAACGTTCTTCAAGAGTCTGCACAACGTGTTCATGAAGCACGTTACGGAGTGTACAGCTCAAAGGGAAACTTGTCCGGCGTATTATGCTAAAATATTAGAGTCGTTAATGTTTGGTATGGGCACCTTACGTAATTTCTTTCCTCAAAGTACTATTTTCGCTAGGGACGAGGTCTTCCCGCATCGATACTATTTAGAAACGTGGAATACGTTACTGCTGAACGAATCCAATTACGCAATTATTGGTAGAATACTTTGGCTGGGTGGGAAGTACAGTGCTTCTTTGAATTCTAGCACTTTGGAGTTGCAAATTAAAACGATAATTAAGTACTTTGACGCAGATGACTGTACGACGGAACCTCTATACGAACCACTttctaagtaataataaaaatatcttatagtgtatataatacaataattatttacaatattttagagCTTTAAACTATCATATAGCAGCTTATCAGCATAGTCCAATAGAAAACAGAatggtatttaaaaatttagctaACGATATTGCCCGTTGCGTATTGAAGATGACACAGATGAAATCTGTTAGCGCggaatgttatttaaatgccTTGGGTCACTTATATAAGGTGATAATGGTACAACTACTTAAATCAACGTTATTTATATGAACATTGTTTCAGGATCATTTTGAAACCATGAGACATTACACGAGTAATACCATTAACTTCGTCGTGTCCGAAATTAAGTCTCATTTGGCCAGTAATCAGTTAATGAAGgaagtttattttcttataggAGCGTTGGCAAAGCACGAACTAAACAGAGATATAATCGAGAGTAATCTTAGGCCTCTCGTTATGAAAatggtttataattttaatcgaaGAGAATCGAAGGCACCACCGACAACGTTGACTAAAACAAACACCCAAGAAAGAGGTTTTGAGTTGTTAAACTGCATAATTTTACATAGTCCTCAACCAATTAACGATGTAATCGTTCACGAAAGTTTTTATTCAGCtgttaatatcattttaaacagTAATGAAGCTACTGTCGACGACAATACTATAgaggttaaaaaaattcattcaaatattatattgattttgaatattttattttatttttataggctGCCGTTgacttaattataatgatgTTAATAAAACTGTCACCCCAACTGAAAAACTTAACAACAGAAAAGGGTGAACCGTTCTTCGATTTGGTGCCAAAAATAATCTTCGAGCTTCTCGATCCGGCCAAATCGGTTTGGACCGTAAAAGTGGGAAAGTTGTGTGTGACGAGCATCATGACCTTAAACGGTAAAATGGAGCAGCACCTAGAATCCATATTGAAGTCACTTCTGAGCTACGTCCTTGTTAATACCGACATGAAAACCATAGAGGCAGCGTGGCTGATCTTCACTTACATTTTCATGTACAAACCAGCGGACACGACCAATTTTTTGTCGAGCGTACCCGGACCTACTGGTGGAAGTGCTCTGGCATATTTAATAGATAAGTGGAGGCCGCATTATTTCGCGGAAATCGGCCGAttcgaaacaaaaataatgtaagtTTCTCCATCAATTCCCGGTCTTAATTCTTCTTCACGCACCTTCATTTTCAGAGCTGTCGCAATAACTCAAATCATAGCGTACGCCATCGAAGAAAATAACGAAAAAATTAACGAagtc from Aethina tumida isolate Nest 87 chromosome 1, icAetTumi1.1, whole genome shotgun sequence includes:
- the LOC109594703 gene encoding PRA1 family protein 3; this translates as MNKTKKTSSYNYEIPPLRPLDDFLLDSARFQVPNVNDLEKWGNRVSNNLLYYQTNYFLLALVIFIIVGVIHPVKMTCGFLAMAIILMMFIYVTNEKRAALEFKQKHPIVSLILVLAGGYFVSYMLKSLLVFLLGIFLPFTVTFLHSSLRLRNLKNKITNKVESVGLMRTPMGIFLAQMGFQTELF
- the LOC109594699 gene encoding importin-9: MSTTQKSALKEALTEILSCALEPNSEIQRLAEERKKALEMTEEYPFLLIEIMDSDEEAEDEKVMAAIFLKNYLSDWTKEENPQHMMLNYDSCVELSLSILDVIIKHSKLRPMTCGALTYLVYIGMWQSIDNKVMSMLQSESENSLCAAVFFLNYLFDEISCDDIEISPEYFEALLNIFQRCDNATLRADIVNCTLCILSHSFQDLASTLDGACRLGKLFDMTLREPYSESNNFFVKSEIIRGLLMKLPLQDTSCSVYDGEICRNIVVPCLPAIGQLVIHCCHEYKQILMETRQIPTDKEEDLREPKNFYDLIIHIQELVNRLIDNRAYFPLLMDGLDDLLYCLFIFMSAPNTCLVFATDIEDQPANFDIREGALQSLTTIMCHLHENPTFFKSLHNVFMKHVTECTAQRETCPAYYAKILESLMFGMGTLRNFFPQSTIFARDEVFPHRYYLETWNTLLLNESNYAIIGRILWLGGKYSASLNSSTLELQIKTIIKYFDADDCTTEPLYEPLSKALNYHIAAYQHSPIENRMVFKNLANDIARCVLKMTQMKSVSAECYLNALGHLYKDHFETMRHYTSNTINFVVSEIKSHLASNQLMKEVYFLIGALAKHELNRDIIESNLRPLVMKMVYNFNRRESKAPPTTLTKTNTQERGFELLNCIILHSPQPINDVIVHESFYSAVNIILNSNEATVDDNTIEAAVDLIIMMLIKLSPQLKNLTTEKGEPFFDLVPKIIFELLDPAKSVWTVKVGKLCVTSIMTLNGKMEQHLESILKSLLSYVLVNTDMKTIEAAWLIFTYIFMYKPADTTNFLSSVPGPTGGSALAYLIDKWRPHYFAEIGRFETKIIAVAITQIIAYAIEENNEKINEVKIKLMHKETQKEFSGIEYMYILLVQILLDSVNKTVNVGPSGLVDDEEDQCLFKTLLPFSNISMENHIKGFLKTSTPYYYNVVRNYFDENDSSKLSSLGLLPELME